The genome window CGGGCGGCGACGGCGCAATATGAAGATGTGCAGGCGATCGAACACGTCTATCCACTGATGCGCGGGCTTCGTCAGCTCGACGATGCGATCGCGGAAATCGAAAACACGCCGGGCATCGTCCTGTACACGCTGGTTGATGCCGAACTGGCCGAGCGGCTGGAAAAGGCGGGCCGTGCACTCGGGATTCCCTGCGTCAATATCCTGTCGCCGGTGTTTTCGGTTTTTCAGTCTTATCTGAACGTGCAATTGACCGGTCGCGTCGGCGGACAGCATGCGCTGGACGCCGACTATTTTCACCGCATCGACGCGCTGAACTTCACGATGATGCACGACGATGGTCAGGTTCCCGATGATCTGGACGACGCCGATGTGGTTCTTCTGGGGGTCAGCCGCACGTCCAAGACACCGACCTGCATCTATCTCGCCAATCGCGGGATCAAGGCTGCGAACATCCCCATTGTTCCTGAGATTCGGCTTCCTTATCAGTTGTACGAAGTGCACCGGGCGATGGTGGTCGCGGTGATTGCATCGGTGGAACGCATACAGCAGGTTCGGCAGAACCGGATCCTGTCTCTCAATGCGGCGAATTTCGCCAATGAAAGCTATGTCGACCGTCGCGCCATTGCCGCGGAAATCGCGGCAACCCGAAAACTCTGCGCCGAACGCGGCTGGCCGGTGATCGATGTCACGCGCCGGTCGATCGAGGAAACCGCCGCCGAAATCATGAGTCTGTACCGGGCACACAAGAACGCTCTGGAACGGCCGCCATCCCCCTGATATGGCCGCAACGAACAGAAATTCTCTGTCGATCCGATCCCTTTTCCTGAAACTCCGGGCCCAGTCATGACCGAAATCGTTCTTGCCAGTGGAAGCCGCATTCGTGGCGAGCTTCTTCGCAACGCCGGCTTGCGCTTCTCCGTCGATCCCGCCGATGTCGATGAGCGCGCTATCGAGGAGCCGCTTTTGCGAAGCGGTTTTTCGCCCGTCGACATCGCCACGGTTCTGGCCGAGGCGAAAGCACAGGCGGTAAGCGAACGGCATTCCGGCGCATTTGTGATCGGCGCCGATCAGGTCCTGGAGTTCGAGGGCGGCCGGCTGACCAAACCGGAGAATATGGAGGCCGCCCGCCGTCAGTTGCTCGCCATGTCGGGCAAGACGCATGCGTTGCATTCGGCTGTCGTGCTAGCGCGCAATGGAGAAACGCTCTGGCGCCATGTCGGAACGGTGCGCCTGAAGATGCGGGATTTCGGCCCGGCCTTCGTCGGGCGCTATCTGGCCCAGGTCGGGGACGCCGCGCTGACCAGCGTCGGCGCCTATCAGTTGGAAGGTCCGGGCGTGCAGCTGTTCGAGACCATCGACGGCGATTATTTTTCCGTTCTCGGACTTCCCCTCCTGCCGCTGCTTGCCAGGCTGCGCGACGAAGGGGCAATCGAGGCATGACCAGACGTGCTGCCATCACCGGATATCCGGTCGCTCATTCGCGCTCGCCGCTCATTCACGGATACTGGCTGAAGCGGCACGGCTTGGACGGCACCTACGAGCGGATAGCGGTCGAACCCGAAACGGCGAAAGCGTTTTATCGCGGTTTCGCGGGTAGCGGACTGATCGGCTGCAACGTCACCGTCCCGCACAAGGAAGTGGCCGCCGCCTGTTGTGATACTCTGGATGACGCGGCACAGGCCATGGGCGCTGCCAACACCCTCTGGCTCGGCGACGGCGGACGACTGATAGGCGCCAATACCGACGGTCTCGGCTTTCTGGGAAACCTCGATCAACATGCACCGGGCTGGGCGGGGCGGTGCGACACAGCGCTTGTGCTTGGTGCCGGCGGCGCCGCGCGCGCGATTGTCTGGGCTCTTGCCTCCCGCGGTGTGGAAAAGGTGCTTGTCGCCAATCGTACGCTGTCGAAAGCCGAGGATTTGGCGAACCGTTTCGCCTCCGTCGCAACAGCCGTTTCCTGGGACTATCTTGCGGATATCCTGGGGAGATCGGATCTTGTGGTGAACACCACGTCGCTTGGCATGGACGGCCAGCCGCCGCTCGATCTGGATCTGTCTCCCCTGCCGGTCGACGCGCTGGTGACCGATATCGTCTATGCGCCGCTGATCACGCCATTGTTGCAGGCCGCGCGCGACCGGGGAAACCCGACGGTCGACGGGTTGGGCATGCTGCTCCACCAGGCGGTTCCGGGCTTTGAACGCTGGTTCGGGGTGCGGCCCGAGGTTGATGATGCCTTGCGCGATCTCATTCTGGCCGATCTGGGGGTCTCCTCGTGATCGTTGTCGGTCTCACAGGGTCCATCGGCATGGGGAAATCGACAACGGCCGCGATGTTCGCGGCCGCGGGTGCGGCCGTTTACGATGCGGATGCCGCAGTTCACGATCTTTATCGCAGTGAAGCTGCGCCGGCGATCGACGCCGCCTTTCCCGGTACCGTGATCGAGGGTGTCGTCGATCGAAAGGCGCTTGGCGCGCGTGTGATTGGCAAGCCGGCGGAAATGAAGCGTCTGGAGGCGATCGTCCACCCGCTTGTTCGCGCCCGGGAGATCGCTTTTCTGGATGCAGCGAAAACCTCCGGCGTGCGCGTCGCCATACTCGATATTCCGCTGCTGTTTGAAACCGGCGGGGAAGCGCGCGTTCATGCCGGTGTCGTCGTCACCGCGGCGGCCCGGGTGCAGCGGGCCCGCGTTCTGGCCCGTCCGGGCATGAGCGAGGAGACGTTTGCCGCAATTCTGGCCAAGCAGATGCCGGATACGGAAAAGCGTCGCCGTGCGCACTTCCTTGTGGACACGGGCCACGGCAAGCCGCATGCCGACCGGACGGTCCGCGCGATTCTGCGCGCCCTTGCTGGTCTTGGCTGAGCAGACCGCTTGCGCCTCACGTGTGGAAAAGCCGGGG of Stappia sp. ES.058 contains these proteins:
- a CDS encoding pyruvate, water dikinase regulatory protein, producing MGKSRNFFHLHMVSDSTGETLMTVARAATAQYEDVQAIEHVYPLMRGLRQLDDAIAEIENTPGIVLYTLVDAELAERLEKAGRALGIPCVNILSPVFSVFQSYLNVQLTGRVGGQHALDADYFHRIDALNFTMMHDDGQVPDDLDDADVVLLGVSRTSKTPTCIYLANRGIKAANIPIVPEIRLPYQLYEVHRAMVVAVIASVERIQQVRQNRILSLNAANFANESYVDRRAIAAEIAATRKLCAERGWPVIDVTRRSIEETAAEIMSLYRAHKNALERPPSP
- a CDS encoding Maf-like protein, with the protein product MTEIVLASGSRIRGELLRNAGLRFSVDPADVDERAIEEPLLRSGFSPVDIATVLAEAKAQAVSERHSGAFVIGADQVLEFEGGRLTKPENMEAARRQLLAMSGKTHALHSAVVLARNGETLWRHVGTVRLKMRDFGPAFVGRYLAQVGDAALTSVGAYQLEGPGVQLFETIDGDYFSVLGLPLLPLLARLRDEGAIEA
- a CDS encoding shikimate dehydrogenase — its product is MTRRAAITGYPVAHSRSPLIHGYWLKRHGLDGTYERIAVEPETAKAFYRGFAGSGLIGCNVTVPHKEVAAACCDTLDDAAQAMGAANTLWLGDGGRLIGANTDGLGFLGNLDQHAPGWAGRCDTALVLGAGGAARAIVWALASRGVEKVLVANRTLSKAEDLANRFASVATAVSWDYLADILGRSDLVVNTTSLGMDGQPPLDLDLSPLPVDALVTDIVYAPLITPLLQAARDRGNPTVDGLGMLLHQAVPGFERWFGVRPEVDDALRDLILADLGVSS
- the coaE gene encoding dephospho-CoA kinase (Dephospho-CoA kinase (CoaE) performs the final step in coenzyme A biosynthesis.); translation: MIVVGLTGSIGMGKSTTAAMFAAAGAAVYDADAAVHDLYRSEAAPAIDAAFPGTVIEGVVDRKALGARVIGKPAEMKRLEAIVHPLVRAREIAFLDAAKTSGVRVAILDIPLLFETGGEARVHAGVVVTAAARVQRARVLARPGMSEETFAAILAKQMPDTEKRRRAHFLVDTGHGKPHADRTVRAILRALAGLG